The Phycisphaerae bacterium genome has a window encoding:
- a CDS encoding four helix bundle protein, with translation METKKLKSYKELIVWQKAYKLVLEIYKFTCNFPKTETYGLVQQIRRAAVSIPSNIAEGYGRKSKTDYHRFLSIAYGSLLELETQYMLSIDLGYAKRSNTIDGLVKEVGGMSYRIMNPIQNDEKRCA, from the coding sequence ATGGAAACAAAAAAGTTAAAAAGCTATAAAGAACTTATAGTCTGGCAAAAGGCATATAAACTTGTTTTGGAAATTTATAAATTCACCTGTAATTTCCCCAAAACTGAAACCTATGGTTTAGTTCAGCAAATCAGAAGGGCTGCAGTATCAATCCCTTCTAATATCGCAGAAGGATATGGCAGAAAAAGCAAAACTGATTATCATAGGTTTTTATCGATAGCCTATGGTTCTCTTTTGGAACTTGAAACTCAATATATGCTTTCTATTGATTTGGGATATGCAAAAAGAAGTAATACTATCGATGGTTTGGTAAAAGAAGTCGGTGGTATGTCGTACCGTATAATGAATCCGATACAAAATGATGAAAAAAGGTGTGCCTGA
- a CDS encoding 3-isopropylmalate dehydratase large subunit — protein sequence MSMTITEKILAASAGKKNLEPGDLIDAKIDCIMCHDVTTPAAISMLKEKGIDKVFDNEKIVVTPDHFQPAKDIKSAELHKRLDGWAREKKIKNYYLLGKAGVCHALLPEQGHIRPGEVIIGGDSHTCTYGAFAAFSTGIGSTDLAAAIATGTLWFRVPASMKFVLNGKLSKGVYSKDVILACIAKIGTDGALYKAMEFVGATLKEMSMEARMTITNMAIEAGAKNGIIGFDEITKKYLDEHLKDKKVYKVYESDPDAKYEQVIEIDCSKLEPIVALPHLPSGGQPINNCAGMKMDQSYIGSCTNGRIEDLRIAASIMKGKKVAIRTIIVPATPEIWKQAMDEKLFDIFYAAGCVISAPTCGACLGGFMGILAAGEKCVSTTNRNFVGRMGSPKSEVYLASPATAAASAIEGKLTDPRKYL from the coding sequence ATGTCAATGACAATAACAGAAAAGATACTTGCCGCCTCGGCAGGTAAAAAAAACTTAGAACCCGGCGATTTAATCGACGCGAAAATCGACTGCATAATGTGCCACGATGTAACAACGCCGGCGGCGATTTCAATGCTGAAGGAAAAAGGAATCGATAAGGTTTTCGATAATGAAAAAATTGTCGTTACCCCAGACCATTTCCAGCCGGCAAAGGATATCAAAAGCGCAGAGCTGCACAAAAGGCTCGACGGCTGGGCAAGGGAAAAGAAAATAAAAAATTACTATCTGCTCGGCAAGGCAGGCGTATGCCACGCCTTGCTGCCTGAACAGGGACACATCAGGCCCGGCGAGGTAATTATCGGCGGAGACAGCCATACGTGCACTTATGGAGCATTCGCGGCTTTTTCGACAGGTATCGGTTCAACCGATTTGGCCGCTGCTATCGCCACAGGGACACTGTGGTTCAGAGTTCCCGCATCGATGAAGTTTGTTCTTAACGGCAAACTTTCAAAAGGCGTTTACAGCAAAGATGTGATTTTAGCCTGCATAGCGAAAATCGGCACGGACGGTGCGCTCTATAAGGCGATGGAATTCGTCGGGGCGACTCTTAAAGAAATGTCGATGGAAGCACGAATGACCATTACGAATATGGCTATCGAAGCAGGCGCCAAGAACGGCATTATCGGCTTTGACGAGATAACAAAGAAATATCTCGATGAACATCTGAAAGACAAAAAAGTATATAAAGTTTATGAATCCGACCCGGATGCCAAGTACGAGCAGGTAATCGAAATCGATTGCTCGAAACTTGAGCCGATAGTCGCCCTGCCGCATCTGCCAAGCGGCGGACAGCCGATAAACAACTGCGCCGGAATGAAGATGGACCAGTCTTATATCGGAAGCTGCACAAACGGACGAATCGAAGATTTAAGAATTGCCGCTTCGATAATGAAAGGCAAAAAAGTCGCGATACGGACAATCATAGTTCCTGCCACGCCTGAAATATGGAAACAGGCGATGGACGAAAAACTGTTCGATATCTTCTACGCGGCCGGCTGCGTAATCAGCGCGCCGACCTGCGGAGCCTGTCTGGGCGGATTTATGGGAATCCTCGCCGCAGGCGAAAAATGTGTAAGCACGACCAATAGAAACTTTGTCGGCAGAATGGGAAGCCCGAAAAGTGAAGTCTATCTTGCGAGTCCGGCAACTGCTGCGGCAAGTGCTATCGAAGGAAAATTAACTGACCCAAGAAAATATTTATAA
- a CDS encoding 3-isopropylmalate dehydratase small subunit: MAKAHVYKRDHINTDEIIPARYLNTDNVAELATHCMEDLDTGFVKKCKAGDCIVAGDDFGCGSSREHAVWALQGAKVGAVIAKNFARIFYRNCINCGFYPIELDGATEKINDGDEIEIDYKKGVINNKTQKKEIKFKPLPDFAIEIINDGGLLEHIKKGTAD, encoded by the coding sequence ATGGCGAAAGCACATGTTTATAAAAGAGACCATATCAATACTGATGAAATTATACCGGCAAGGTATCTCAATACTGACAACGTGGCCGAACTGGCGACGCACTGTATGGAAGACCTTGACACAGGTTTTGTCAAAAAATGCAAAGCCGGCGACTGCATTGTCGCAGGCGACGATTTCGGCTGCGGCTCGAGTCGCGAACACGCGGTCTGGGCGCTTCAGGGCGCCAAGGTCGGCGCGGTTATCGCAAAAAACTTTGCGAGAATTTTTTATCGCAACTGCATTAACTGCGGTTTTTATCCGATTGAGCTCGACGGAGCGACTGAAAAAATTAATGACGGCGACGAAATTGAAATCGATTACAAAAAAGGCGTAATAAATAATAAAACACAGAAGAAAGAAATTAAGTTTAAGCCGCTGCCGGATTTCGCGATTGAAATTATCAATGACGGCGGACTGCTTGAACATATAAAAAAAGGAACCGCGGATTAA
- a CDS encoding GxxExxY protein — MAETNLLHNELTKEIIGAAMEAHKILGSGFLENVYEEALAIELDFRKVPYERQKGIDVFYKGYLAKQFICDLLVGGKVLVELKALKTITGVEEAQILNYMKATGIEVGLLINFGEQSLKYKRFILQKNRRLTRD; from the coding sequence GTGGCTGAAACTAATTTATTGCATAATGAGTTAACAAAAGAAATTATCGGTGCTGCAATGGAAGCGCATAAGATACTCGGCAGCGGATTTCTTGAGAATGTATATGAAGAAGCTTTGGCAATAGAGCTCGACTTTCGTAAAGTGCCTTACGAACGACAGAAAGGTATTGATGTTTTTTACAAAGGATACTTAGCAAAGCAGTTTATCTGTGATTTACTTGTCGGAGGAAAAGTATTGGTCGAACTTAAAGCTCTCAAAACCATAACAGGTGTTGAAGAAGCACAAATTCTGAACTATATGAAGGCAACAGGAATTGAAGTTGGACTGTTAATAAATTTTGGTGAACAGTCTCTAAAGTACAAGAGATTTATATTACAAAAAAACCGCAGATTAACACGGGATTAA
- a CDS encoding 3-isopropylmalate dehydrogenase → MKSYNIAVMGGDGTGPEVTAEAVKVLKAAEAKFGFKTDLTDFDFGGERYKRTGETLPDSAVEEFRKFDAILLGAIGHPDVKPGILEKGILLKARFDLDQYINLRPVRLFPGVETPLKGKGPKEIDYVVVRENSGDAYTGTGGITLKGTPNEVAVQSMVYNRFQVDRCLKYAFEYAKKHGKKARGVGPENTLGLVGKTNVLTFVYDLWERAFHEMGKKEYPDIRRDYYHVDATCMWMVKSPEWFDVLVTGNLFGDIITDLGAITQGGMGIAAGGNINPNGVSMFEPIGGSAPKYTGMGVINPLAAICAAQMMLETLGEEKAAKKIEDAVKFVTANKMKSMAAGKMGHSTSQVGDLVAEKVAE, encoded by the coding sequence ATGAAAAGTTATAATATCGCAGTTATGGGCGGTGACGGCACAGGGCCGGAAGTTACCGCAGAGGCCGTAAAAGTTTTAAAGGCCGCAGAAGCCAAATTCGGTTTCAAAACCGATTTGACCGATTTCGATTTCGGCGGCGAAAGATATAAAAGAACAGGCGAAACACTGCCGGACAGCGCAGTTGAAGAATTCCGCAAATTCGACGCTATTCTGCTCGGCGCTATCGGTCATCCCGATGTAAAGCCGGGAATTCTCGAAAAAGGAATTTTACTGAAAGCCCGTTTCGACCTTGACCAGTATATAAATTTAAGGCCTGTAAGATTGTTCCCCGGCGTTGAGACACCGTTGAAAGGCAAAGGGCCGAAAGAAATAGATTATGTCGTTGTCCGTGAAAATTCCGGCGACGCATACACAGGCACCGGCGGCATCACGCTTAAAGGAACGCCGAACGAAGTAGCGGTTCAATCAATGGTTTATAATCGATTCCAGGTTGACAGATGTCTGAAGTACGCTTTTGAATACGCGAAAAAGCACGGCAAAAAAGCCCGCGGAGTCGGGCCGGAAAACACGCTCGGTCTCGTCGGCAAGACAAATGTTCTTACGTTTGTATATGACCTTTGGGAAAGAGCTTTCCACGAAATGGGAAAGAAAGAATATCCTGATATCCGTAGAGATTATTATCACGTTGACGCGACATGTATGTGGATGGTCAAGAGCCCCGAATGGTTCGACGTTCTTGTTACCGGCAATCTGTTCGGCGATATCATCACCGACCTTGGCGCAATAACACAGGGCGGAATGGGTATCGCGGCAGGCGGAAATATCAATCCGAACGGCGTTTCAATGTTCGAACCTATCGGCGGAAGCGCACCGAAATATACCGGTATGGGCGTAATCAATCCGCTGGCGGCAATCTGCGCGGCTCAAATGATGCTCGAAACTCTCGGCGAAGAAAAAGCGGCAAAAAAAATCGAAGATGCTGTTAAATTTGTAACCGCAAACAAGATGAAGAGTATGGCCGCAGGCAAAATGGGTCATTCCACAAGCCAGGTCGGCGACCTTGTTGCTGAAAAAGTAGCTGAATAA
- a CDS encoding GTPase produces MPANLTPDYLKADKWFREAATDEEKILALEEMMRVIPKHKGTEHIQADLKKKLSNLKESIEKKKKTSHGFDIFYIPKTGAGQVVLLGLPNSGKSSIVASTTHAKAHVADFPFATSIPLPGIAQFEDIKIEIVDMPPITADFAPAGIINAYRNCDLIGVCIDLSGNIAEQVKVCFDFLEEKRLLLNEGANPLGRKCFIIATKTDISSPEKIDELKKTLTKPYEITAISVNKRSSLDKMLAEIFRMFDIVRIYAKKPGHEPDMTEPFILPKGSTVIDLAQYIHRELAEKFKNARCWGSGVHDGQNVHKTHILCDKDIIELHLA; encoded by the coding sequence ATGCCAGCAAATCTGACACCGGATTATTTAAAGGCTGACAAGTGGTTTAGGGAAGCGGCCACTGACGAGGAGAAAATTCTTGCCCTTGAAGAGATGATGCGGGTCATTCCCAAACACAAGGGCACGGAGCATATCCAGGCGGACCTGAAAAAAAAATTAAGTAATCTTAAAGAATCCATTGAAAAAAAGAAAAAAACTTCGCACGGCTTCGATATTTTTTATATTCCAAAAACCGGAGCGGGACAAGTCGTGCTTTTAGGACTGCCCAACAGCGGAAAAAGTTCAATTGTCGCATCTACTACTCACGCCAAAGCGCACGTTGCCGATTTCCCGTTCGCTACGAGTATTCCGCTGCCCGGAATAGCACAATTTGAGGATATAAAAATAGAGATAGTAGATATGCCGCCGATAACTGCCGATTTCGCTCCCGCGGGAATTATCAACGCATATCGCAACTGCGACCTTATCGGGGTCTGTATAGATTTGAGCGGCAATATAGCCGAGCAGGTTAAAGTCTGCTTTGATTTTCTCGAAGAAAAAAGGCTGCTGCTTAACGAAGGAGCGAATCCCCTGGGGAGAAAATGCTTTATCATCGCGACAAAAACTGATATATCATCGCCAGAGAAAATTGACGAATTAAAAAAAACGTTAACAAAACCTTATGAGATTACGGCAATATCCGTAAACAAACGGTCAAGTCTTGATAAAATGCTTGCCGAGATTTTCAGGATGTTCGATATAGTCAGGATTTACGCGAAAAAGCCCGGCCATGAACCCGATATGACCGAACCGTTTATTCTGCCCAAAGGTTCGACGGTAATAGATTTGGCGCAATACATACACAGGGAGCTCGCGGAAAAATTTAAAAATGCCCGATGCTGGGGCAGTGGCGTTCATGACGGACAGAATGTACACAAGACACATATTTTATGCGACAAAGATATAATAGAATTGCATTTAGCCTGA
- a CDS encoding alpha-L-arabinofuranosidase C-terminal domain-containing protein, with protein MTGKKIAVTINAQKTGEPIPKYIYGQFIEQMGRCIYGGIWAEMLEDRKFFYQPGTKDSPWQIIKPNIIQQGGLGLIRGKTYVGRIAVSAKNKTKIQISLICNEQRQTKTFDVKNCDFGTFNFKFKSTVDTNDGKFEIAYHNKVRINAVSLMPGDNVKGMRADTLKLLKELNAPIYRWPGGNFVSGYDWRDGIGDRDKRPPKKNPAWKGIELNDFGIDEFMVFCKEIKTEPLIVVNTGFGDANSAAEEVRYINIKKKYNVKWWGVGNEMYGKWQLGHMPLEQYIVKHNLFARKMREVDPSIKLIAVGEAGPWSEEMLKNCVENMDLISEHFYCMEEKENVTEHAEQVPQAIGKKTAAHREYRKNLKSLKGKDIRIALDEWNYWYGDHIFGELGTRYYLKDALGIAEGLHEMFRNSDLIEMANYAQTVNVIGAIKTNKTAAEIETTGLVLQLYRNQFGTIPVEITGDTNSLDVTAALTKNHKALTIAIVNPTAKNYSFAMKLKNAKLTGKGQVWIISHSDPMAFNDPGKEPVVAIAEKKLSGISGTFDISPLSVCLYKLEVKNGM; from the coding sequence ATGACCGGTAAAAAAATTGCGGTAACGATTAACGCCCAAAAAACAGGCGAGCCGATTCCGAAATATATTTACGGCCAATTCATAGAGCAAATGGGCAGATGCATTTACGGCGGTATTTGGGCGGAGATGCTCGAAGACAGAAAATTCTTCTACCAGCCGGGAACAAAAGATTCTCCGTGGCAAATAATCAAGCCGAACATTATTCAGCAAGGCGGCCTCGGCCTTATCAGGGGAAAAACCTATGTCGGAAGAATCGCCGTCTCTGCGAAAAATAAAACTAAAATTCAAATCAGTTTAATCTGTAATGAACAGCGACAGACAAAAACCTTTGATGTAAAAAACTGCGATTTCGGAACATTTAATTTTAAATTCAAGTCCACAGTCGATACCAACGACGGCAAATTCGAGATTGCATACCATAATAAGGTTCGCATCAATGCTGTCTCGCTGATGCCCGGTGACAATGTAAAAGGAATGAGAGCCGACACATTAAAGCTGCTGAAAGAATTAAACGCTCCGATTTATCGCTGGCCGGGCGGAAATTTCGTCAGCGGATACGATTGGCGTGATGGAATAGGCGACAGGGACAAACGCCCGCCGAAAAAAAATCCTGCGTGGAAAGGTATCGAGCTTAATGATTTTGGTATCGATGAGTTTATGGTCTTCTGTAAAGAAATTAAAACCGAGCCGTTAATCGTGGTCAATACCGGATTCGGAGACGCCAACAGCGCAGCGGAAGAAGTCAGATATATCAATATCAAGAAAAAATATAACGTAAAATGGTGGGGAGTCGGAAATGAAATGTATGGAAAGTGGCAGTTAGGGCATATGCCGCTGGAACAATATATTGTTAAACACAATCTTTTTGCCCGGAAGATGCGCGAAGTTGACCCGTCGATAAAGCTAATCGCTGTCGGCGAGGCCGGGCCATGGTCGGAAGAAATGCTGAAAAACTGCGTTGAAAATATGGACCTTATCAGCGAGCATTTTTACTGTATGGAAGAAAAAGAAAATGTAACCGAACACGCCGAACAGGTGCCGCAGGCCATCGGCAAAAAAACCGCCGCTCATCGTGAATATCGCAAAAATCTCAAATCGCTAAAAGGCAAAGACATCCGCATCGCTCTTGACGAATGGAATTACTGGTACGGCGACCATATATTCGGCGAGCTTGGCACAAGATATTATCTCAAAGATGCGCTCGGTATCGCCGAAGGGCTGCACGAGATGTTCAGGAACTCCGATTTAATCGAGATGGCCAATTACGCCCAGACCGTAAACGTCATCGGCGCCATCAAAACCAATAAAACCGCAGCGGAGATTGAAACGACGGGACTGGTGCTCCAACTCTATCGAAACCAGTTCGGTACGATACCTGTTGAAATTACCGGCGATACAAATTCCCTCGATGTAACCGCGGCCCTGACAAAAAATCATAAAGCGTTAACTATCGCTATCGTAAACCCAACTGCAAAAAATTATTCGTTCGCAATGAAATTAAAAAATGCTAAATTAACAGGCAAAGGACAGGTTTGGATAATTTCACATTCTGACCCTATGGCTTTCAACGACCCCGGCAAAGAGCCTGTAGTCGCAATCGCTGAGAAAAAACTTTCGGGAATATCCGGCACTTTCGATATTTCACCGCTGAGCGTTTGTTTGTATAAACTGGAGGTTAAAAATGGAATGTAA
- a CDS encoding DUF6485 family protein, whose translation MECKKKENMSFCNCSYPGCDNKGICCQCIQYHLASKQLPGCCFPPDIEKTYDRSFKAFARAWKLT comes from the coding sequence ATGGAATGTAAGAAAAAAGAAAATATGAGTTTTTGCAACTGCTCATATCCCGGCTGTGATAATAAAGGTATCTGCTGCCAGTGCATTCAATATCATTTGGCGTCGAAACAACTCCCCGGCTGCTGCTTCCCGCCCGATATCGAAAAAACTTATGACAGAAGTTTCAAGGCATTCGCAAGGGCGTGGAAACTAACCTAA
- a CDS encoding shikimate kinase, which produces MSENKNIILIGMPAVGKSTIGVLLAKRLGRYFLDTDVYIQALVSRTLQQIIDSDGLEKFCELEAEHICCIDKTDCVIATGGSAVYSDVAMNHLKSNGVIVYLDLPLEMIKKRLTDLNIRGVVMSRGQTLDDLHKKRAPLYEKWADITIYCFNLTHEQVIEKIIEKLKII; this is translated from the coding sequence ATGAGCGAAAATAAAAATATTATTCTTATCGGTATGCCAGCCGTCGGCAAAAGTACTATCGGCGTACTGCTTGCCAAAAGGCTCGGCAGATATTTTCTCGATACGGATGTATATATCCAGGCCCTTGTCAGCAGAACGCTTCAGCAGATTATCGATTCCGACGGGCTGGAAAAATTTTGTGAACTTGAGGCGGAACATATCTGCTGTATCGATAAAACAGATTGCGTAATAGCCACCGGCGGAAGCGCAGTTTACAGCGATGTGGCGATGAATCATTTAAAATCCAACGGCGTAATTGTTTATCTTGACCTGCCTCTTGAGATGATTAAAAAGAGACTGACGGATCTCAATATTCGAGGTGTTGTGATGAGCAGGGGCCAAACCCTCGACGATTTACACAAAAAGAGAGCGCCTCTTTATGAAAAATGGGCAGATATAACAATTTATTGTTTCAATCTTACTCACGAACAAGTGATTGAAAAAATTATCGAAAAGCTAAAAATTATTTAA
- a CDS encoding sugar phosphate isomerase/epimerase: MTMNQKENISYNYKLGIFSWFGWRLHISRRAELIKNAGFDTTCLWWAEDERANTGSLDDLPKIVRNAGLEIDNVHVPFVQSHLLSSEDLTERGKMVDLHKKWIEDCARHNIPKIIFHVCPSCENPPAPVPILLDSVTEIVRFAETAKIVLAAENTRRSDYTDFVFENIDSEYLRFCYDSGHDFIWSDEHVAVLKKWGHKLVMTHLHDNKGSNDDHMIPFTGKIDWRKVIAAWPKDYNGPLMLEVVGNPETQSPEDFLKKAFENLIKLKNFKI, encoded by the coding sequence ATGACTATGAATCAAAAAGAGAACATCTCTTATAATTATAAACTCGGCATCTTTTCTTGGTTTGGCTGGCGGCTGCATATCAGCAGAAGGGCCGAGCTTATAAAAAATGCGGGCTTCGATACCACCTGTCTTTGGTGGGCTGAAGACGAAAGAGCAAATACAGGCTCGCTGGACGATTTGCCGAAAATTGTCCGCAATGCAGGCCTTGAAATTGATAATGTTCATGTTCCATTTGTCCAGTCTCATCTGCTTTCTTCTGAAGACCTGACAGAACGCGGAAAAATGGTTGACCTGCATAAAAAATGGATTGAAGATTGTGCAAGACACAACATACCGAAAATTATATTTCATGTTTGTCCATCCTGCGAAAATCCACCTGCGCCGGTCCCGATACTGCTGGACAGCGTTACTGAAATAGTCCGGTTTGCGGAAACCGCTAAAATAGTTCTCGCAGCCGAAAATACCCGCAGAAGCGATTATACGGATTTTGTCTTCGAAAATATTGACTCTGAATATTTGCGGTTCTGTTACGACAGCGGCCATGATTTTATCTGGAGCGATGAGCACGTTGCCGTTTTGAAAAAATGGGGCCATAAACTTGTTATGACACATCTGCATGACAACAAAGGCAGTAATGACGACCATATGATTCCGTTTACCGGCAAAATCGACTGGCGGAAAGTAATTGCCGCCTGGCCGAAGGACTACAACGGCCCGCTTATGCTCGAAGTCGTCGGCAATCCAGAGACTCAATCTCCGGAGGATTTTCTTAAAAAGGCTTTTGAAAACTTAATAAAGTTAAAGAATTTTAAGATATGA
- a CDS encoding tetratricopeptide repeat protein, translating into MKQNTKKMNGQFSRYRSLLISICLAAAIIAVYWPVYKYDFVKYDDDTYVTNNINIQSGLNFKSLHWAFTSGYASNWHPVTWISHILDYQIFKNWAGGHHITNILFHILNTLILFYVFVRMTGAIWPSAFIAAAFAIHPLHVESVAWIAERKDVLSTFFWLLTMLTYVQYVLKMETAPLLSRLCNRYYLLSIAFFVFGLMSKPMLVTVPFVLLLLDYWPLERKISRLLLIEKIPFFVCSFASCIITFLVQRKGGAVVAFESFGPAIRINNAVVSYVMYIIKMIWPDRLAVLYPYDTTGLSTGKVIIGGFVLLLISICFIYLARRRRFFAVGWLWYLGTLVPVIGLVQVGAQSMANRYTYITLTGLFVIITFGAKEYLPKWKNKNLNFTLLACFILAAWALTASRQVKCWKNSLTLFEHTLQVTENNSLILSNYATYLGELGRFDESIEKSNKFLKIKPDSAEAHNNLGSTLLKIDRTDEAIGHFRAAIKYNPNLPQASFNLAVALQKKGKLEEAVYYYKQALKIKPNYVDAYLNLAITLNELEKYDQAVEFFNKALEFDRNNIFAHGYRGMALAAAGETDKAIEEIRFVLTIRPNDVEMYRNLGILLERRGRTAEAIEAYRKALQIDPSDKNTKQFLEEALGK; encoded by the coding sequence ATGAAACAGAACACTAAAAAGATGAACGGGCAATTTTCCAGATACCGCTCCTTGCTGATAAGTATCTGTCTTGCCGCGGCGATTATCGCGGTATATTGGCCGGTGTATAAATATGATTTTGTCAAATACGATGACGATACTTATGTAACCAATAATATAAATATACAGTCGGGCCTGAACTTCAAAAGTTTGCACTGGGCCTTTACTTCGGGCTACGCAAGCAACTGGCACCCTGTTACGTGGATTTCTCATATACTCGATTACCAAATATTTAAAAATTGGGCAGGCGGCCATCATATAACAAATATTTTATTTCACATTCTAAACACGCTTATTTTATTTTATGTTTTTGTTAGAATGACCGGTGCGATTTGGCCCAGTGCGTTTATCGCCGCGGCTTTTGCCATTCATCCTCTGCATGTCGAATCAGTCGCCTGGATAGCCGAGCGAAAAGATGTATTGAGCACTTTCTTCTGGCTCCTGACAATGCTTACGTATGTACAATATGTGCTAAAAATGGAAACCGCTCCATTACTGTCGCGGCTCTGTAATAGATATTATTTATTGTCGATTGCCTTTTTTGTTTTTGGTCTTATGTCAAAACCTATGCTTGTTACGGTCCCATTTGTTTTGCTGCTGCTGGATTATTGGCCGCTCGAAAGAAAAATATCACGGCTGCTGCTGATTGAAAAGATACCGTTTTTTGTCTGTTCGTTCGCTTCCTGCATTATAACGTTCCTGGTACAGCGCAAAGGCGGCGCGGTAGTGGCCTTCGAATCTTTCGGGCCGGCAATCAGAATTAATAACGCCGTAGTTTCTTACGTTATGTATATCATAAAAATGATTTGGCCGGACCGATTGGCTGTTCTTTATCCGTATGACACAACAGGCTTATCGACTGGAAAAGTCATAATCGGCGGATTTGTGCTTTTGCTGATTTCGATATGTTTTATTTATCTTGCTCGGCGCCGCAGATTTTTTGCGGTCGGATGGCTTTGGTATCTCGGTACGCTCGTGCCGGTAATCGGCCTGGTTCAGGTCGGCGCCCAGTCTATGGCAAACAGATATACCTATATTACATTAACAGGCTTATTTGTTATCATTACCTTCGGCGCAAAAGAATATCTTCCAAAATGGAAAAATAAAAATTTAAATTTTACTTTATTAGCCTGCTTTATTTTAGCCGCCTGGGCCCTGACCGCCTCGCGGCAGGTAAAATGCTGGAAAAACAGCCTGACACTATTTGAGCATACTCTTCAGGTTACTGAAAACAATTCCCTTATTCTCAGCAACTATGCGACCTATCTTGGCGAACTGGGCAGGTTCGATGAATCCATCGAAAAGTCGAACAAATTTCTAAAAATTAAACCTGACTCTGCTGAAGCTCATAATAATCTTGGCAGTACGCTGCTGAAGATTGACAGGACTGACGAGGCCATTGGGCACTTCAGGGCCGCCATAAAATATAATCCTAATCTTCCGCAGGCGTCTTTCAATCTTGCTGTTGCCCTGCAGAAAAAGGGCAAGCTTGAGGAAGCTGTTTATTATTATAAGCAGGCATTGAAAATCAAACCGAACTATGTTGACGCTTATCTGAATCTTGCCATAACTTTAAATGAACTGGAAAAATATGACCAGGCGGTTGAATTTTTCAATAAAGCACTTGAGTTTGACCGAAACAATATATTTGCCCATGGCTATCGCGGTATGGCATTGGCTGCTGCCGGCGAAACCGACAAGGCGATAGAAGAAATTCGTTTCGTTTTGACTATCAGACCTAATGATGTTGAAATGTACAGGAATTTGGGTATCCTTCTTGAGAGAAGGGGTCGAACTGCCGAAGCGATAGAAGCATATCGTAAAGCACTTCAAATCGACCCCAGTGACAAAAATACGAAACAGTTTCTTGAAGAGGCTTTGGGAAAATGA